The segment GGAGATAAACAATTTAATCGGCGCTGTTATTAGCgctataaataaaaatctatttgaCCATACATTTTTAGGAGTTTTTAGCATAAATATAtatctctttgttttaaaaacttataaagaTCATTAGCATATTTAAATTTACTTTGACATAAGTAtaacaattaaaatttcaacgaaaaataggtttaaaaattcaTCCATCACATAACATCACGAAAATTTCCCACTTCTGCTGTTTCGCACTggaactaattttattttaggaaaaaaagcTGATAATTGGCCTTAAGCCATCATTCtttaacgcaaaaaaaaaaaatcaaattttgaatcaTTTTCGATTAATTGTTCGTATGTTGAGGTGATTGGTGTTATTTGACACTCCTTTAGATATTAGTAACAGGCAATTTTGACCAATCCTATCTTttacattttcaaatgaaatataCAAACCATTAGAATAAATTTTACTATATGAGGATTATGTGATTGAGTAAAGAAATGTTAGTGACTTATAAAGTAAACTTTGCCACAAGGCCTTGACATAATCACCATTATCTGCATTATTTTACTTGACGTGTAAGCATTTGTTATGCTAAAATTTGTCACCACtaatttacttacttacttacttgtacttgggtCACGTTCGAGCCTTGTCCAGACCCATCGTGGCATCCAGAATTTGTCGACATGCGTCTCTCCATTGCTCTCTTTCAAGTACGATTGGCTCGATCAACTGGATCCATTGTCTATTCCATCGGTGTCCCTGCTTTTTGAAACCTCTCATTGGCTCGAGGTCAGCTCTAACTGTTGataaccatgtctttttttgtcCTCCGGGCTTCTTCTTCCAGTGCGCAAGGGGTTGGCATTTCAAGCACTGTTTGCTGAACGAGTCATCCGGTCGGCGCAGTgtatgcccgaaccatcgtagaCGTCTCTGTTTGACAACATCAGAGACAAGTGGTATATCACCAAATCTTCTTCTGATGATATCGTTAGGGACGTGGTCAGAGAGACGCAGGCCAAGAATACAGCGAAGACATTTGTGGTGGAAGACATTCAGGTTATTAGCTTCGACAGCTCTGAGGGGCCACGTTTTGCAACCATAAAGAAGCACAGAGAGGACCAAAGCGTTATATATCTGGAGCTTTGTTCGAAGGGAGATTTCATTTCGTAACCAGAGGCACTTCCGAAGCTGGATGAATGCTGCCCAGGCTGCGGAGATGCGGCTTTGTATTTCGCTTAGAGCTTCGCCCTTGGGATTTATTAGGGAgcctagatatttgaaattctggACCTCCTCGATTGGGATACCATTCAATGTGATTGGAGTTTCATCTAGCCCAGAGGTGCGCATCGATTTTGTTTTCGATTGGCTGATCTTTAGTCCAGTAGCAAGGGATCTAGCAGCAATGTCGTCTATCATGAGCTGTGCTTCTATTATCGACTCAGCCAAGATATCCACATCATCGGCGTAATCAAGGTCTGTTATTGATAGTGCTGGACTGATTGTCACACCTTTGTATTTGTCAAGAGTCTTCATGATCTGGTCAAtgacaaagttaaataaaataggcGATAAGGCACAGCCCTGTCGCACTCCTTTGtcaattgatatttcttttgagattTCTCCGTCAGCCCTTATAAATGCCCTCGTTCCCACGTAACAAGCCTTAATTAAACGGACTATCTTTTTGGGCACTCCATCATCCCTCATTGCATCCCAGATGGCAATTCTCTTTACCGAGTCAAAAGCCGTTACAAAGTCGATAAAGACTTGTATTGTTTCCTGCTGGTGTATAAGGCGGTGTTCCAGGATCTGTCTCAGGCTAAAAATATGATCGCAGCATCCCATACCAGGTCTGAATCCTGCTTGATTTGGCCTCGTCCGatcatttctaatatttctgaacCTATTTAATACTATTATTGTGAAAACTTTTGCAGAAATGGGTATCAGGGAAATTCCTCTATAATTTTTACAATCGGCTCGATCCCCTTTCTTAAATACAGTAATTATTATAGAGGTCCTCCACTCTTCAGGAATGTATTCGTTGACCCAGACATCCGTGAGTAAGTTGTGGAGCTCGTCGATAGCCGCTTCTGGAAGGGCCTTGAGAAGTTCAGCTGGTAATTCGTCAATGCCagggcttttattattttttaatagttttacggCATGAATAATTTCTTCTCTGCTTGGAGGGACGATATTGCAATCCTCATACACGGATGGTGACTCAGAACTGCTGTGGGATGGAATGGGTTGGCTGTGGTCATTTTCTGATGGGTGAAGAAGCTCCTGGAAGTGAGCACGCCATCGTTCGATGCGATCTTCTTTGCTCGTGAGAAGCTTGTTGTCCTTACTAAGTAGCGTGGGGGTAgatctttgcttctttttcccGGTTGATTCTCCTAGGAGCTGGTAGAGTTTCCGTGAATCATTGCGTGCAGCAGCTTTTTCCATTTCGCAGGCTACATTAGACCAATATGCTTGTTTGTCTGCCTTAGCAGATTTGTGACATTCTTGGCGGAGTGCTTTAAAAGAAGCAGAGTGTTTATCAGTCATTTGTTTCTTCCTTAAAGAGAGTTCCATTGTCTTCTGAGAAATCCGTCTTTTGGGTTTTTTGTCCCTTACTTCGAGAATTTCTGTAGCTGCCTCTTTCACTTGATTTCGGAACTTGATCCGGCGCTTTTCTATGTTTAGTGATGGGATAAAATTTTCTTGCTCGGTCATGGCACTTATCTCGGTCTCAGAAATTGTTTGATTGGTCTTAAATTATCGGTCATTATCTTGCAACGCCGTGAAACGGTTTGTAAGTTCGAGCATAAAGGTCTCTTTGATTTCAGGGAGTTTGAGTTTTGCTGTGTCTAGGATGCATTTTGGTGCAGATACTTTTTTGGAGCTGAGTCTGAatctaacttttgattttagtaaTAAATGGTCGGATCCACTTTTTGATCCTGTGTCCGCCCCTCTGTATGCTCTCGAGTCTTTAATCATTGACTTCCAGCGACGAGAAAAGAGCAAATAGTCAATTTGGGTGCGGGTTCGACCATCTCGGGATCTCCAAGTGTAAGTGTGGCAAGGTTTGCGTTTAAACCATGTATTAGCCACACTGAGATTATTCAGCATAGCAAACATGAGAAGTCTAACTCCGTTAATGCACCAGTCGCCCAAACCGTGGTTGCCAATGGCCCATTCAAAATCGTTTAGTCTCGTGCCAATCCTGGCATTGAAGTCACCACCGATCACGAGGATGTCCTTACGAGGGATTTTATTCATAGTCAGTTGGAGGTCAGCATAGAATTTGTCTTTCAAGTGGTCAAGGGCGTCACGAATAGGGTCATATACAAATAGTATTGTCAGGTTATTACTTTGACCTTTTAAAGGGGCCATCACAATTCTGTCAGACACTGCATTATAGTCAAGGAGTCCCGATACGATCTTGGGTGTCATGATTATTCCCACTCCCCGCGAGGCCGGATCCATCCATTGGGCCAGAATTGAATAGTATGGCCTTTTTACCTGAAGGGGCTATTAGGTCAAGTGTCGTTTGTCCATTTAATCTTGTCTCTGAAACACAGAGTATGTCCaagttatataaataaaattcttcagcTACGAAGGCTTGCGTTAGTGAACATTTGATGGAACAAAAGTTCCAGCAGCCGATATTCAGGCCATGTCTCTTTGATAGTATGGTAGCTATGTCTAATTTTTCGACGAGGTCGCCAGCCTCGACGCATCGCTTAATGCCGGGAATGCCGTAGCCGAATTCGCTCTCATATTAGACATATTCAACATAATTCTGGATGTTTCTTGGGTATGATTAACCGCAGGGGCCCCAGTCCTACGGGTCACCCGGAGCACGTTGGCCGTCACTTCGCTTGGCGTGAAACTAGGTGACGTTTACACCCTCTCACCGCTATGAGGTGTGCTGGTGGGTTTGCTCTACTGCCTAGGGACGGAAGGGGGGGAGCATCCTTGCTTGCAACGCCACCACCGCTGTGGCAATTTGCAAGCTTAGCTTCCACCTTTGCTCCCACCTAGAATCAGTAAAGCCTTCAGGAGAGGGTATTTgggttttgttgatttttttatagaatCAGTAAAGCCTTCAGGAGAGGGTATTTGGgttttggtgattttttatttagacaTGTTAATCAAGCGCGTTTTGAGCACATTTCGTAACAaaaacttaatttgtttttcgcTATTTCTTACAATCCTGCTTATATCCTTTGATTTTCAATAAGGGGAAATTCGAAAAGAGAAAGAACGATATAGCCTATTTTAAGGTCTGTTGAACCTCTTTATCCTTTAATTTCATCCTCCTAACCTGTATATCACAGAGAGGATCTAAATCTATTATACATGTTTACCCAAGATTTGATTGGTGTTAACTTGTTTGAATTTATTAGGCTAGGCCTAGTTGGCTCATTTCCAAAATGCTAAAAACTCACCAAAAGTATTTCAACTTGCATATGGTAAGATACTTGGGAAATTTGTGACAGTTCGCATAACTGACTtgccaataaagtgaacataccacttgatgccttttcttatgttctttatgaaaaaagtaattgcttctactgtaaATTCCAATccaagcactttttaacctaaactaaccttatcataaataattttagcactaagAAAAtgtaacattatttttttcaaaaatgacagaaaagatGGTGCTgagaaaatgttgttttattttgtcaaaaacaagcaataactcatactttatttaaaatctatcatttttaagagctcaaaaagtgcttataTTTGGATATGCAGTAGAAacaattattatgtttgtaaagaacataaaaaaggcatcaagtggtatgttcactttattggtaagtcagttacaTGAACTGTCATAACTTTTACTGAAAGTAGATTGTTTCACTGTTATGTCTCAAAAATGTCTTAATAAGCATTACATCAGCTTGGGTATTATAATCATGTGCAGGaaccttaatttcaaatatactcATTTACAAAAGTGGTGCCAAATCTTGGCCACACATTTAAAGCTTGGGCCCTATTTATAGAAAATATCGGCAAGGTTTATATTAACAGACTATTCAGGTTGCTAAGAAATATACTTACCTCtctagtcagaattgcatcctaaattcaaatttaacattcaATTGCATTGGAAATTAACTTTACCCCACCCCTATATATGTACCAATTCCTGGGTATATATTTGcttatgggggggggagggagggtaaATTTGACTTCTGACACAAATggatgttaaatttggattcagaatACAATTCTGAGTGTAGGGGTAAGTTTAAATTTCACCATTTTTGTCTTATAGAGACTAGGACTatgcacaggatggttggcccccaaccctccattgcacttcctggctgaagggccaagaaatggagatcagcaccaccagtagggactgtaaagtctaatgctgtatcctttacctttactttTTTACTATGTGAGACATTACGGGGGGGGGACTTGTAgaaataacaatgaaaacatgaaaataagcATAAAGTTAGCAATCAAAATGTGTGTCTCCTTTTGCTCTGGCTGAGGAAGTCCAATTCCAGACATTTACCTTGTGTTTAAATGTACTGTTTAGATAACTTTCATCTAAATCCAAATGTCAAGAAACTGGAAGTTTTGCAAGATTCTAATTGCATCTACCTCAGTCCAAACTTAAGAAAATCCCAACTATCTAAACCTATGCACAAAAAATGCAAGTTTAGGACCCTGTTGTCTATGTACAGTAAAGATACATTTAAATAAAGATATCTGTCTAATATTAAGCACCATACACATACTAAGGCTCTTATGGCATTACCTACACTATTCCTCTTATTCCAGCTTCACTGCTAATATCAAAGTGCCAATCCAAACcccatttttaaaaaagaacaaaattactttttactttGGCTGCACTGAAatgtcctctttttttctcctgCATTTTTTCTTCATCACTTCCAAGGCACTGGAACATCTTAGAGAACTATTTAAGATCTTGTTTAAAAGCTAATTCTcacatcttgttttttttttttttttttttttaatttgacttaataaagCCATCATAAAGTGCAATGTGGTACCCTAAAAGTGGAAGTTGATTGACATTTCTTGAAAGGCTGGACTAATTATAACTggtttataaacttttttatacCTAACtgcttttttgtaatttgacttaataaagCAATCATAAAGTCCCATATGGTACCTGAAAGTACACTCTGggttgtttttccttttattcaatgaaaataacaaaaaaggtgTTATCCAATGAAAAAGTCCATGGACAAATTTTTTCTTAGGACAATTTTCCCAACCCTAGAAAAATTTCTCTGAAGAAAATTTCCTCCTGGGAATTTTCCCCTAGGCTACAaccatatttttaattataaagcCATAGTTATTAACTTAGCCTTCAGGCATTATTTATAAAGCATATCTAGaaaatctaaatatttcttGGCAGCATTGTGGCAAAAATCTAGGGTTAGTTAAAACTTGCCAGTGATAAGAATCAGAGGGGAATATTGACTACTAGACCTTGAAAATTTCCTTctcttttgtatgtttgtttaagaaaaactaaatctgGAAAAATGACTCAATGGTTTTTTCTTGTGTAGATTAGGGTATGGGGGTATACATTTAaagtggggagggggggttatactgaatatcatttttatgtataatatTCCCTTCAAAAAGCTAATTTTGGTCCACTAATAATGTATGCTgaaactgataataataaaaaaaagagtaggcTTTTTGCTAGTGCCATTTATATGTACAAACAAAGTTCCTAAGTGTAGGAAATATACACATATATTATTTGAATTCACTTAACCTACTTGCAGCATGCTAATATAGAGATAAATGTCCCACAAGTAGCACTAGCTTTACATGAAATGTAACTAA is part of the Artemia franciscana chromosome 1, ASM3288406v1, whole genome shotgun sequence genome and harbors:
- the LOC136036120 gene encoding craniofacial development protein 2-like, with the translated sequence MTPKIVSGLLDYNAVSDRIVMAPLKGQSNNLTILFVYDPIRDALDHLKDKFYADLQLTMNKIPRKDILVIGGDFNARIGTRLNDFEWAIGNHGLGDWCINGVRLLMFAMLNNLSVANTWFKRKPCHTYTWRSRDGRTRTQIDYLLFSRRWKSMIKDSRAYRGADTGSKSGSDHLLLKSKVRFRLSSKKVSAPKCILDTAKLKLPEIKETFMLELTNRFTALQDNDR